Below is a window of bacterium DNA.
TTTGCGGATTTTGGGGTACGCGGGGTGGTTTTCTGTTCCGGTTCGCCCGCTCGTTTTCCGCCGTCATCGGCGCTCTGTTTCTGCTGGTGTCGTTCGGCGGCGGGTCATATTTTCTCATCCAGCCCATCTTGATTCCCGAGGAAAGAGCCGATTCCGCAGGAGCCGCTGTCGTCCTGGGCGGCGGGGTCTACCGGGACGGCACGCCGACCGAGAGCACCATCCGGCGGGTGGTCCGGGGCGTCCGCCTGTACCACGAGGGGAAGGTGCCGCTGTTGTTGTTCAGCTCCGGCTTGCCGAGGCCCAGCCGGCAGAGCGAGGCGGCGGCCATGGCGCAGTTCGCGGAAACCCTCGGCGTTCCGCGCTCGGCGATGGTGCTCGAGGATCGCTCCCGGAATACGGCGGAAAACGCCCACTTTACATCGCGCATTTTGAAGGAGCGCCGGATCAGCCGGATTTTGCTCGTCACCGATCCGGTCCACATGCGCCGGGCCCGCGATACTTTCCGGAGCCAGGGAATCGAGGTGACGCCCGCCCCCACCAACAGCGGGAGAAAGTTTCACGACTACATCGGCCGTTGGACTTTTTTCCAGAGAGGTGTCCACGAATACATCGGGTGGCTGTACTACCGTGTCCGGGGATTTATCCGGGCAGGGGAATAAGACGCAAAAGCGCCAAGGTACTGATCCTGCTCCAGCGCCTGGTGCGAAGGTCTTCGTTGGCGTCCGTGTTTATTTTCGCTCGGCCAGT
It encodes the following:
- a CDS encoding YdcF family protein, translated to MKESRWPKRMRFLAVFVLVVVIYLLLDQMRLPHGLGRVIKQAFAWIGAVYLICGFWGTRGGFLFRFARSFSAVIGALFLLVSFGGGSYFLIQPILIPEERADSAGAAVVLGGGVYRDGTPTESTIRRVVRGVRLYHEGKVPLLLFSSGLPRPSRQSEAAAMAQFAETLGVPRSAMVLEDRSRNTAENAHFTSRILKERRISRILLVTDPVHMRRARDTFRSQGIEVTPAPTNSGRKFHDYIGRWTFFQRGVHEYIGWLYYRVRGFIRAGE